Genomic segment of Pochonia chlamydosporia 170 chromosome 1, whole genome shotgun sequence:
AGGAAAGGCACAGGCACACCAACCCAAGTAATTGGTAACCCTTTCACGAAACGGCTGGCTTTTCAGGAAAAGTTTCCCTCCCACAATTGCCAAAgtcgaagccaagaaaatgATAAAGATCAGTTGATCTAAGAAATACAGTTCTTGGCGGAATGAGTATCTAAGAGGTTACGACTCCTAGCATAGCATTCTATAAATGGATTAATTATTCGTTTGTTGAGCCAGCAACTCAATTTAAAAGCGCTAAACAAAATTAAAAAAATTCTTGGACACAAAAGTGTCAGGTGTGCTGATTTGGCGTCTGATGTCAGACAGATGCTGAGCTTATCAGATCAAGCCGACCATATTACGGCGTTCTGCCTAGCGTTGGTTCTTAGTAAGTGTTGACAGTTAACTACAACCTTGAAAATGAAGTTCCACAAaggctgtgctggtggatCACTCACAACACCAGGGCAAAAGTTTCATCAGCAGGATGAATCGAACGATGCATAGCCTAGAAGGCTTTTAGAAGGTCATTCTATTTGGATACATCAGCTACGTGATGCAATGATCTATTCTGCCATCCTACAGATGTGAAACCCAAGTATGGGCTGATCGGCGTTTGACATAACTTTCGCTTCGGAGTAGTTGCTTTCTAGTTTGCAGAAATATCGCATCGTATCCAATAAGATGGGGGAGTAGACCTTTACGCGAAATAGTGGATTACACCAGTTCAATGGCTCACAGGCAGTTGCTTCTGCATCTGCCAATGATGGTGACGTCACATAGGCCCCTTGAAAATGTATACTTGAGCATAAAATATAGTCAATAATCTTGTAAGCCGAACCAAACCAATTCCGTGATGCATGCTCCTGTGTGATCAACTCTAAACACTCGTTTCGTCGATTTCCAGTGCATAACCTTCTCCAGAAACATTGAGTATTTTCCCCTGGTCCAACGTAATCACGACATCCGCGTCAGATACCATGTCCATTCTATGTGCAATCATGATCATAGTGCAGCCAGATTTGGAAAACTGGTCAAAGACTTGCTGCGCACGTTGCTCGGTTTCTCGATCCATGCTACTGGTGGCTTCATCGATGAGAATAATTCGGCTTTTTGTGAGTTCATTGTGTAAAACCGCACGCGTCAAGCAGAGTAATTGCGTTTCTCCTGCTGAGAGTTTTAACTCTGCAATGTCCGTATCAAGACCTCCTCTCTGTTGGATGGATTCCTGTAGACCCACGCGAGTTAACGCAGCCATCAGAACAGTATCATCGACCGGATGGGAACCTTGAGATGTAAAGGGGCACAGGTTAGTTCGGACAGATCCAGGCATGGCAACTGGATCTTGAGTaagtgtggtgatgtgagaTCGAAGGCGATTCAAAGAGacgctggtggtgtcaacacCATCTATCCGTATGGAGCCAGAGAATCTGAGCAGCCTAAGTAGAGCAAGGACAAACGAGCTTTTGCCACTTTAGTGCTAGAGTTAGCCACTATTCATAGGaagtcaacattgccaaGCAAAGGGAACACGTACCTTCCTGTTCGGCCGATGACACCAACCTTTTGGCCAGGTCTAATAACGATAGAAATATCGTCCAAGACGGCATTCGCTGACGCATCATCCATGCTTCCTGAAGTTAGCCTTGTTAAGCCCCAAAAACGACTTCATTCACGTGAAAATCTTTCCAAGTACTCACTCGTATTTAGCCTCAAGGTGATCGATCTCGATCTTCCCAGGACTGGGCCAGGACTCTGGCGGGGTTGAGGGCTCTGCAACTTCATGCTCAACTGGCGTTTCGAGCACATAGCTCCTCAGCCGGGTAATGGCCCCCAATGACGTTTCAAGATTAGTCCACTGTTGGATGAGAAGAGACAGGTTTTCACCGTATCCAATCATATTGACCAGAGCGAGCCCAATAGAAGTTTGGGTCGATATGTTTCCAACCTTGAGCGCAAGAGTAACAAGAGTGATGGCTATGCATAAAACAAACATATCAAGAGAGAGCGTAAGCCAACGCTGAATGCAAAACATAAGATAGTAGGGCCGCTGTGAGCGATTCAGCAGCTGTAGACCGTAGTCTAGAAACTTGGATTGCCAGCTGAAAGCCCGAATATGCTGGATGCCAGATGCTACCTCAGAGAATATCGTGTAGAGCGGTGATTTAGCCTCAAGATCGAGGTGCCGCATTTGGCGGGATGTGCGTAGATAGAAGCTCTGAAGCAAGTAAAGCGCCACAACTAAGACAGGGATCATTGCAGCCGCGTATTTTGCACCAGAAGAAATGATAGCGATGGTAGCAATGTTGGTTAGTCCAACTAGAGTCATAAGTCAGCTTTGAGGCACTTCAATCTTAAGAATGGATTGTAGTGATAAACTCTCAAGTTTCATTCGGTGTCAACATACGGAACGTTACCAGGAAGAACGATATCGGCAACTCTTGACTGACTAATGTCATATCTTGGCTAAACCTGTGATCACCAAAACGTTAGCTCCGTGTGTACGAATGCATTTTCTGTGAGGGAGAGTTAGGATATCCCATACCTGTTCAATGTGTTTCCAGTATCAATGCGAGTTAGGTGCCACAGAGGCTGCCTATTACATGCCACCGTTGTTAAACCCCTTACATGTTCCTGGTTATATGTGTGACTCGGCCGTACTAACCTCATTACAATATCCAATAGGGTCCAGTGCAGGTTCTCAGCCGACTTGGGTACGAGCTTTAACATGAAGAATCTGGAAAGGAAGTATTAGTTGGCGGTTGGGAACGCCGGGGAGAAGGGGATGGGGAACATACGCAAGCGCCACAATTCCGAGAAACAGTCCAAGGATGGCCCAGCCTGCATACCCAATAAAGTACAGGTTATTGTTCGGGTCTCTGTCTAACCATACCCTAACCCAAATATCTGTCGTGACGATGTACCGCATTAGTTTTACTCTACGGTGTAATATCCAGACACGGAACGGAATGTTGTGTATCACTTACTGGGCATTTGACTGGCGCCAATATAGACCGCAGCAAGGAAGAACCAAGTTGCGATAGTGAGCTTGCCAATCGACTGGAAATAAAACTTGTACAAAGAAAGATCTCCACCTTGGCGTTGGGCATCACTGTCACTGACATGCTTGGTCGAAGTGTCATGGTTCTGCTCATCCGAAGACGGCGCCAGAGTAGACGAAGATTCTCGATTGCCGTATACCTCGTCATTTTGATTGGGTTCGCTCTTATCACCCATCGGTCGCAAATTTGTATCGCAGGTTTCGAAACGTATTGTACCTCCTGGTAATATCTCGACCTGGAAGTCGGCCGAGGAGGCATGAGAAACTAGATATATATGTGATGAGCAACGTATGAGCCTGACCATGTCCAAGAGAAAATACCTACCACTATGAGTTGCCAAAACAACGGTCGTTCCGCTCTTACGCAAGATTCCTTTCGGTCCCAGTAGTCGTGAGAAAACGGTAGAAGAGGTGCGCTGATCTAGCGCACTGAAGCAATCGTCCAGCACAACGATTCGTTGTCGAGAATAGACCGCTCTTGCCATAGCCTGATAAAAGTTAGCATGTGAGAGTTATAAGTGATACATGACATACTAGTCGCTGTTTCTGGCCCCCACTGAGTCTCGATCCTCCACTCCCTGCGATGGTGTCGCGGCCTTGCGGAAGCTCATTGAGGTCTTCGTTCAGGGCACAGGCGTGTACGACAGTATTGTACCAAGTTTCGTCCAAATCTTCGGGGCCGACAATGTTGTCCTTAATCGATGTGTTTCTTAGCCAAGTCGCCTGCCCACAATACGCAATACTTGGACTGCTGGTATTTACTGTCCCTTGACTCAGCTCTACTTCGCCTAAAATTGCTTTCAGCAGTGTCGATTTGCCAGATCCAACAGGACCGGTGATAACAGTAAAGCTTGATCGCGGGAGCACCAAATTGAGGTCTTTAAGAACGGGCTCGGTCGTGGATTCGAAAGCCACCAATACCCCTTCAAAACGAATTTCGGCCCCAGGCCCTTTCTCTGCGAgttgctgcatttgctgtGGGCTAGCCTCTCGGTCATCTTTGTCTGCAGTGCTAGCGGTTACGTCACGATATCCATTTCTCTCAGGCAAAAGAAGGAATCCTTGAATTCGCGTAAAGCATCCAGAGATGCTCCAAAGCACGGGAAACCCCATGAGGAGTATGGTAAAGGGCTGCGCAACAAGAGTGATAATGGACAATGTGGTGAATGCCTCAGCAGCTGAGAAACCGGACCCCAGCTGTGTCCAGAACAAGCTGCCAGCGATAACTAGCACCGGTGCAATGGAAAGGCTAAATGTTCCTGCAAAAGCATAAGCCACAACTTCGCCATCCGTCTCAGAACTGGGATACTTACCGATCGAATACATGATAACGACCAGGGCTCTGTATTTCTTAGAGAAATTCATCTCGATGACTCGAAGATTTTGTATGTGATCAAAGAACCAGGGGCCAAGACCCATCATTTTTATTCCTTTCAGTTGTGCCAGTGTATCGGAGGTTGTGGCCACTCGCTCTTGGACCTTTTGATTCCAAGCTACTTTCGCTGGGGCTAACTTGGTGGCGAGGATCATCGAAGCAACCGTGGTAACTGTCAAGGTAGTGTGAGCCAAGTGATTGCAAACGTCCGATACAAGTCGTATCGTCTAATAAGGGAGTATTACTTAGAGCTGGAATGGCTACCAAAAATGTTGCGCCGCCCACGTATCTAGACAGGATGAATGCTCCGACTCCGATTTCGACCATGCTAGCCCATGTGTCGTGCATACCCTCCAGCGCTATAGCTATGCTATCAATATCGGTACTCATGTGAGTCACCGCAGCTGAAGCAGTCACATCGGATTGTAGTCGGAAAATCTTCTTGTAAATTAAGGCGACAAGGGCTCCTCGTAGCATGGTGATGTATCGGTAGTTTAAATGGATATAGCAACCTCGTGATAGCTGATACCGCTGGTTAGATGATCGTGCTCCAAAGATAGTGACTCAGTTAGCATAAGGATCTGGAAGCAATATAACGTACTCCGATCCCCAAGTAGATAAGCACAGTAGCCCCGATGAGTCCATTTGCAGAGTTGGCTGGTAGATCTGGATCACCAACAGCTTCGACAATCCTGCGTAGAAGAAATGGTTGCGACAAGGTAAAAGCGGAAAACATAATCCTAGGCACGACAACGGCCAGCACCGGTCGTGCGAAAACCTTCGCTGACGCTTTGAGGAGGGCATTATTGGAGTTCTTATCGGCTGAGTCAATGTTATTAGTAGAGGCCAAAAGGCAACATACACAGCCGACTCACCGGTCTCCCAAGCTTTATCTACACGAGCGAGTAAAGCGTTCGACTCAAAATCGGATCCGATGTTCTGCAAGTTGTCAACGAGCAGCATGGACCGGAATCCAGCAATCAGAGTGGAATTCAGCCAGATAAAAAGGCGGCGGTTCCAGAATCCGCTGCCGGCTTCTCGGCTCGTCGCGTCACGGTCGCTGCTTTGGTAAAATAGCTTTCGCTTTGGAAGTTCTTCCAGAAAAAGCAGACAAAATCTCAGCACGAGTGTAGATATGAGGACGTATCCCTCTCCATGCAGCCCTGGACGTCTGAGGAGAGACCGTACGGTCGCAATGTCAAGAAGAATAGTCAAAGCCAAGTATATACTGAGAATAGCGGACAGGCGCACCGAATGTCGGTGTTGACTCCATAACAGAGCCAGAATACAGATTGAGGCTAGAAGTGAGAGCGCTGCCGCAGCTACAGACGTCCCTTTCTGGTGTTCGAACGATGTCCGACACCACAAAACTAAGTTTGCTACATCGACGGAAACGAGTGAAGTACCAGTTGCCTGTCAGGTCCAGGCCGGCGGTATGTTAGCACAGTAGAGGGCCAAAAGACAAGGAGGGACTCTCGGGGGCCCTGAAACAGCAGTATCGCATGCCGATGTTTATAGATATGATGATAAAGGGAAATGTAATTCACAATGAAACTACTCACCAGCTTTGCCCATAGAAGCAACCCTGGACGCACTCGAGCAGGTTTACGGAACAGCCGATACACAGAGAGTGGCGTTACACACACAAAAATAACCGTTGGCACAATCGTCATTACCACATGCTCAAATGTGAGCGTGAAGTCGAACTGGCCATTCAGTTGTGGCCCAAACGAATCATCGCCAGCGGTGACGCTCGAGTTGGTGGCCATGAAGGGCTACCAGCTTATTGATGGCAAGTATCGAGCTTCAGGCAATGTTCCTTTTGCTATGATCTGCTGCAGACTGGGGAGCAAGCATAGCAAGGAACAAGAAGCAGGGAAGTAagtggtgaagaagaagatacACATGCAAATACGACACTTGTCTACGTGACGACTTTGGTGTGGCGTTGGTTGAAGTGCCTGAATACCTCAATAGGCTGTATAGTTGCCTCCAGACCAGGCACCTTATTACATGCCTAGGCATGTATCTAGACATCTATCCTtgccgccagcagcatgCACAAGGAGCCAAGAACTCTGTCATTTCTGGCCTGTAGCTTTCCCATCGGCTAGCTGAACCGATCATGGGCAACGCATCATCCAGCTGCCCTTTTGAGCATTCTTAGCGCTTCTTGTGGTCTGGAACCTTGAAACGTCAACTCGGACAGCCTCCGCCGATGCGGCGGAGACCTAGTCAAGCATTTTTCAAGCTGGGCCAGGCTGGCCCATTGTTAATCTCACACCCTCTGTGCCAGGTTCTGCGCTAATCTCGgccgatgttgatggcgcGGATCACTGATGGGACGGCGCTAAAAGCTGACAGCATGCATTTTGGATTTCATTTACAAACCAACTGCCCTAATCTTCGTTGGCTGAGTAGCTGCCTGACAGATTGACGAGTTTACTGCATCGAGCTGTCTTGTCGGACGGGAGACAATATCGCTTTAACAATGACTTTACAGGATGCGCATTCTTAGAGACACTTATCCATGTCAAAGTGTGGAAATTTAATTGATGTAGCCTCTATTCTTCATAGATTTAGGACTACCAGAGGACCTACCTATCTACATAATACTCGTCTTTGACACGCACAAAATTGCCGTCGTACTTTTGTTGTAGGGTAGGACACTCTCACTATGTTATTAAGGTACGGGATGGGCTGGTGTGCAATGCTCTGTCAGGCTTAAATGAGGAAGAGTCTATCGTGTGTGAATGTTAAGAGAAACCAGAATCAAGAGTGCATAAATTAATAAACCAATTCCGCCCTGCCAGCTGTCATTATCCCGTGACTGGCGAATCAAGTCCCATGATATGTTCAACGATGATGTCAAACTACGTCACTATCAAGGACAAAGAAGCATGCTCAACGCCCGGGACAGGAACGCCGGGATTTGGAGTCCCTGTTCAATGCAATAATAGAAAAGATTCGAGTGCTTCTGCGATTCCAAGCTAAACCACTGCGTTTGTATGCCTTGAAATGGCCATTTGTAGTTCTTACTGAACCCCTATTGGCAGCGTTCCATTGGCACCTGATATCATTCCCGAAGACTACTTGCCTTTGGAAGACTACttgcaaaaagaaagagcCTTGACCGTCTGAATTGGGATCTGGGCCCTGGCAAGTGACAGCCACCGGTACCGATCTTGCATGGTCTGGTATAGAAGAGCCGAATCACTCTACACTCGGATGCATCCTTCAAATATTGCCATAACACCTTTCGAGATTTTATTCTGCTAGTGGCTCTTTTTCACAAGAACCTGGTGTGATTGGGTGTACAGTGGAAATCGAACACTCCAGCAGGGAAATGCTCCCCAGAtctttggcaagatgggaaACACAATTGAACTCCATTGAGAACTGATGAGGTTTCACTCATATTCACCTACTGGCATTTGAAACGTGCCAAAAAGTTATACCCTAGCGCTACCACGCGGGCTGCCCGCAAAGAATTTGGCTCTGTACATCAACTGAGTTTAAAATGTTGAAAACTAACTATCTATCAACATGAGTGTGTACATGACATATTGCCCATTTTTTCTAAAAGTTGCTGATCGCTACCATCTTTCTCTACTACCAGCAGGAGCCAATTATTAAGTCGCGAGGCACATGGAGCAGTATTCTCAAGTAAGTCTTGGATTACTTGGcttcaaacattgaagccccCGGATTCAATGCTCTCATTATAAGTATCTGCGCATTTTGCCCCACTCGACTCTCTAGGAACAATCACCCTGCACATGTGGAGTAATTTGCTGGGTAAGATCTTAGTGTCCGAGGACGGCTGCTATTGAAGGGTCTTCAGAACCGATTACTGTCATAATCATTGGTTTGGGCTGACAGGCCAAGCAGTGCTTGGCTAGATTGTGGAGCCACAGAACATTTGTCGGGGATTCAAGATGTGTGAGAAGAGTCTTGTTGTCGTCTAAGCCATAGGAGTAAACGTCGTGTATTTCTAAGAGCGGGAATAGCTGATTCAAGTAGTTTGTCTGACATCGTTACATGTAGCCAATAAAATAATTTGAGACAAAGAAGGGACACTAGACTCCACTACACACGCATGGTAGACGCAGCCTCGTAAACTTTGTCGCATGCTGTAGCTGTAGCTGGTGCATTTGCAAATTCAGGGTCATTCTTAGACGTCGGTTCCAAAAGCTTTGAGGATTGGCGCAGCCTTGGTGCTTAACAGAGCTTTGATGCAATAATATCGTCCAAATAACTCGAACATCGATCGATTGAGCTCTCTCAGTTTTGCGTTCCTCGAAACCGACACTTTCACCACTAAACTTAACGATTATACTGTTGTACAGTCGCAGAAAACTGCACGAATAAACTCGAGTCGCATATAGTAGCCAATATGGGATCCATTACGCCGCGAGACTCACAAATCTCGAGATTCGATCTCCAGAAGTACATGGCAGAACATCCGGCAGTAAAGACTGCCTGGATATTTGACATCGCAGAGTTCGGTCCCCACGATGGACTGGCAACTGCTCTTGTGCTTGAGAAACCCACTGGTTCTAAGGAACAGGACCTCGTGGTTATGAAAAATGTGCGACATGGTCTTTTCGTGAAGATGACTGCATTGGGCCTGGCTACACAACTTCCTCAGAAATGGATTGTTCTCCAGGAGCTGCCGCTTTGTTCATCTGGGTCCATCGATGAAGTTGCCCTGCGGCGCCAATTGAGAACAGGGCATGATATCTATGGAAACAATGCATTGgtggatggaaatggaggaatgaagaaaacCAGTTTGGAACAccctcaacagcaacccCCGTCTGATCTACTGCCATCTACCATATCCTCTCACCTTTTGTCAGAGGCCGAACGCCAGTGTCGCCTACCTTCTCAAGCAAGCATCGAGGATGTTCATCCATGCTCATACCTCCAGGAGGGTTTCATGGCTCTGGCTGAGAAGCAACCGGGGACGTATATTGACAAATACGTGTACAGGCTCCCGGAGAGTGTAAGCACTCAACTTTTCAAGCTTGCCTGGGAGTCGACAATGGCCATGTGCAGCATATTGCGCACACGAATGGTGCTTTACCAAGGTTCATCCATGCAGGTGGTCATCAGGGATCAGCCAAGCTGGGAATGGAGCAACGGGCAACACGACTTATCTTCTGCGTTGGAGGCAGTCCAAGAGGTTGAGATGACTTATGGTTCGCGCCTTTGCTTCTATTCATTGATACAAGAGGCCGATGGTCAGAGATATTTCATTTGGATCATGCACCACTCGATCTATGACGGATGGACGCAACGCCTCATTATTGAAACCTTACACCAATATTATCATTCCGGCGAAGTCACCCCGGGACTTAACTCGCATGCCGAGTTTGTAAATTATACTAAGAACCTTGACCGTGCACACATAGGAGAGTACTGGATGGAGCAATTGCGAGATGCGTCGCGTAGTGAGCTCCCTCAACTCAAGGCGCGGACCAACTCAGTGACGAACAGACAGCGAAGGACGAAAGAATTGAGAAGGAAAGTCGAGTATCAACGACAAGGTCCTACGGCTGCTTCTAAGGGTAGCGTCTTGCGTGCGGCATGGGCTCTTGTGCTTGCGCGATATAATGATTCTGACGATGTTTCCTTTGGTGCAACAGTTTCTGGACGTCGCGCGCCGGTGTCTGGCCTAGATAGAGTCGCTGGTCCTGTCATTGCGACACTGCCGATtcgcatcatcatcgatCGGCAGTTGACCATCAAAGACTTTGTGCAGAAAGTTCAACTGCAAGCACGAGGCATGGTTCCTTACGAGCAATTTGGCTTGCAGAACATTGCTAAGCTGAGCAGTGAGGCAAAGCAAGCCTGCAACTTCTTTTCGCTGCTAGTCATCCAACccgccaacatggcaaacatGCTTGAGGGAATTGAAAATCCGATTCTATCCAAGATCAAAGACGATAAGCGGCTACAGGTATCTCAACAGCTTGCAAGCAACATGGATTACCCAGTAGTGGTTCAAATATACATGCATGAGACACATGTCGAGTTCCACGCCGTATATGACGCTGAAGTCCTTTCCGATGGGCAGATAGAGGCTATATCGATTCAGTTTGACTGGGTGGTTCAGCAGCTGTTACAGCAAAATGAAAAGCCACTGAGTGAGGTGACACTAGCAGGGCCTTGGGACTTGCAGCAGGCGACGAGATGGAATAACGACATAGTAGCTGAAGACGCATCCAGCTTCCTACCCGACTTACTGTCTATGCAGTCTCGGAGTAGTCCAGGCTGCGATGCTATTTGTTCGTGGGATGGCGTCGTCACGTACGCAGAGCTCGAAAGCGTCTCAAGTCAGATCGTGCACTACCTATCCGACTGTGGCGTTCGTCCTGGTATAATAATCCCGATCTGTTTCGAGAAGTCCAAGTGGACCATTATAGCAATGAATGCCATCATGAAGGCAGGCTGTGCGTTTGTGCCTCTGGATCCCTTGCACCCGAAGTCGCGACTTGAGATGCTTGTGCAGGATGTGGACGCGCGCATCATCCTTGTCTCGCCGACAACTGCTTCACTCTGGAAAGACTCAGCTATTCAGTCCATTGTGTTATCTGACGACTTGGACACTTGGCTCTCAAAGCCGGCCG
This window contains:
- a CDS encoding ABC multidrug transporter (similar to Coccidioides immitis RS XP_001240132.1), whose translation is MATNSSVTAGDDSFGPQLNGQFDFTLTFEHVVMTIVPTVIFVCVTPLSVYRLFRKPARVRPGLLLWAKLATGTSLVSVDVANLVLWCRTSFEHQKGTSVAAAALSLLASICILALLWSQHRHSVRLSAILSIYLALTILLDIATVRSLLRRPGLHGEGYVLISTLVLRFCLLFLEELPKRKLFYQSSDRDATSREAGSGFWNRRLFIWLNSTLIAGFRSMLLVDNLQNIGSDFESNALLARVDKAWETADKNSNNALLKASAKVFARPVLAVVVPRIMFSAFTLSQPFLLRRIVEAVGDPDLPANSANGLIGATVLIYLGIGLSRGCYIHLNYRYITMLRGALVALIYKKIFRLQSDVTASAAVTHMSTDIDSIAIALEGMHDTWASMVEIGVGAFILSRYVGGATFLVAIPALITTVASMILATKLAPAKVAWNQKVQERVATTSDTLAQLKGIKMMGLGPWFFDHIQNLRVIEMNFSKKYRALVVIMYSIGTFSLSIAPVLVIAGSLFWTQLGSGFSAAEAFTTLSIITLVAQPFTILLMGFPVLWSISGCFTRIQGFLLLPERNGYRDVTASTADKDDREASPQQMQQLAEKGPGAEIRFEGVLVAFESTTEPVLKDLNLVLPRSSFTVITGPVGSGKSTLLKAILGEVELSQGTVNTSSPSIAYCGQATWLRNTSIKDNIVGPEDLDETWYNTVVHACALNEDLNELPQGRDTIAGSGGSRLSGGQKQRLAMARAVYSRQRIVVLDDCFSALDQRTSSTVFSRLLGPKGILRKSGTTVVLATHSVSHASSADFQVEILPGGTIRFETCDTNLRPMGDKSEPNQNDEVYGNRESSSTLAPSSDEQNHDTSTKHVSDSDAQRQGGDLSLYKFYFQSIGKLTIATWFFLAAVYIGASQMPNIWVRVWLDRDPNNNLYFIGYAGWAILGLFLGIVALAFFMLKLVPKSAENLHWTLLDIVMRQPLWHLTRIDTGNTLNRFSQDMTLVSQELPISFFLVTFLGLTNIATIAIISSGAKYAAAMIPVLVVALYLLQSFYLRTSRQMRHLDLEAKSPLYTIFSEVASGIQHIRAFSWQSKFLDYGLQLLNRSQRPYYLMFCIQRWLTLSLDMFVLCIAITLVTLALKVGNISTQTSIGLALVNMIGYGENLSLLIQQWTNLETSLGAITRLRSYVLETPVEHEVAEPSTPPESWPSPGKIEIDHLEAKYDMDDASANAVLDDISIVIRPGQKVGVIGRTGSGKSSFVLALLRLLRFSGSIRIDGVDTTSVSLNRLRSHITTLTQDPVAMPGSVRTNLCPFTSQGSHPVDDTVLMAALTRVGLQESIQQRGGLDTDIAELKLSAGETQLLCLTRAVLHNELTKSRIILIDEATSSMDRETEQRAQQVFDQFSKSGCTMIMIAHRMDMVSDADVVITLDQGKILNVSGEGYALEIDETSV